A genome region from Gigantopelta aegis isolate Gae_Host chromosome 3, Gae_host_genome, whole genome shotgun sequence includes the following:
- the LOC121367981 gene encoding calcium release-activated calcium channel protein 1-like: MQNISKTYEEWLLDSYVDRMSNQHTNQALSWRRLYLSRAKLKASSRTSALLSGFAMVAMVEVQIDQPEGQPPIPDALLVVFGVCTTLLVTVHLMALMISTCIVPNIEAVSNVHNMTAVNESPHEAMRVCIEIAWICSTGIGILLFLGEIAILCWVKFYRISPNAAIASTVIIIPACVLFIAFSLVFYKKLVAHKYERHSEGLRELESLATALHNTPEERRTLGDINNV; this comes from the exons ATGCAAAATATTTCAAAGACATACGAAGAGTGGCTACTAGATTCCTATGTGGACCGAATGTCGAACCAGCACACGAACCAGGCTCTTTCTTGGAGGCGGTTATACCTCAGTCGGGCCAAATTAAAAGCATCAAGCAGAACATCGGCTTTGCTTTCCGGCTTCGCTATG GTGGCTATGGTGGAGGTTCAGATAGACCAGCCCGAAGGACAGCCTCCCATCCCAGACGCGCTCCTCGTCGTGTTCGGCGTTTGCACCACTCTGCTCGTCACCGTCCACCTGATGGCCCTGATGATCAGCACTTGCATCGTGCCCAACATCGAGGCCGTCAGCAACGTTCATAACATGACGGCCGTGAACGAGTCCCCGCACGAGGCGATGCGCGTGTGCATCGAGATCGCCTGGATCTGCTCGACGGGCATCGGCATCCTGCTGTTCCTCGGGGAGATCGCCATCCTCTGCTGGGTCAAGTTCTACAGGATCAGCCCGAACGCGGCAATCGCCTCGACAGTCATCATAATTCCGGCGTGCGTGTTGTTCATAGCGTTCTCGCTGGTGTTCTACAAGAAATTGGTGGCCCACAAATACGAACGACATTCAGAGGGTCTGCGGGAGCTGGAGAGTCTGGCGACAGCCCTGCACAACACGCCGGAGGAACGCAGAACCCTCGGTGACATCAACAATGTATGA